A region from the Streptomyces tsukubensis genome encodes:
- a CDS encoding LLM class F420-dependent oxidoreductase, producing the protein MRLGINLGYWGAGMDGDNLTVAREADRLGYDVCWAAEAYGSDAPTVLSWVAAQTERIDVGSAIMQIPARQPAMTAMTAATLDSLSGGRFRLGLGVSGPQVSEGWYGVKFDKPLSRTREYVEIVRKAMTRQRLTHDGEHWTLPLPGGPGKPIKLTVHPQREHIPLYIAAIGPKNLEQTGEIADGALLIFPSAAHLEETAIRPLRAGREKAGKTMEGFDVCPTLPIALGDDVTALADVFRPYTALYVGGMGSRKQNFYNQLARRMGYEKEAAEIQDRYLDGDKDGAAAAVPHELIDSTTLLGSVERIADGMRAYADAGVTTLTLAPAGFTLDERLAALRAGTEALEHAGLA; encoded by the coding sequence ATGCGGCTCGGCATCAATCTCGGCTACTGGGGCGCCGGTATGGACGGCGACAATCTGACCGTCGCCCGGGAGGCGGACCGCCTCGGCTACGACGTCTGCTGGGCGGCCGAGGCCTACGGCTCCGACGCACCGACCGTACTGAGCTGGGTCGCGGCGCAGACCGAGCGCATCGACGTCGGCTCCGCCATCATGCAGATCCCCGCCCGCCAGCCCGCCATGACGGCCATGACGGCCGCCACCCTCGACTCCCTCTCCGGCGGACGCTTCCGGCTCGGCCTCGGGGTGTCCGGCCCCCAGGTCTCGGAGGGCTGGTACGGGGTGAAGTTCGACAAACCGCTCTCCCGCACCCGGGAGTACGTCGAGATCGTCCGCAAGGCGATGACCCGTCAGCGGCTCACCCACGACGGAGAGCACTGGACCCTCCCGCTGCCCGGCGGCCCCGGCAAGCCCATCAAGCTCACCGTCCACCCCCAGCGCGAGCACATCCCCCTCTACATCGCCGCCATAGGCCCCAAGAACCTCGAACAGACCGGTGAGATCGCCGACGGCGCCCTGCTGATCTTCCCGTCCGCCGCGCATCTGGAGGAGACCGCGATCCGGCCGCTGCGCGCGGGCCGCGAGAAGGCCGGCAAGACCATGGAGGGCTTCGACGTCTGTCCGACCTTGCCGATCGCGCTCGGGGACGACGTCACCGCGCTCGCCGACGTCTTCCGCCCCTACACCGCCCTCTACGTCGGCGGCATGGGCAGCCGTAAGCAGAACTTCTACAACCAGCTCGCCCGTCGCATGGGGTACGAGAAGGAGGCCGCCGAGATCCAGGACCGCTACCTGGACGGGGACAAGGACGGCGCCGCCGCCGCCGTACCGCACGAGCTGATCGACTCCACGACCCTCCTCGGCTCCGTCGAGCGGATCGCCGACGGGATGCGCGCCTACGCGGACGCAGGGGTCACCACCCTCACGCTCGCCCCGGCGGGATTCACGCTCGACGAGCGCCTCGCCGCCCTGCGCGCAGGCACGGAGGCCCTGGAGCACGCCGGACTGGCCTGA